AGGAAAGAACAAATAATGATTTGCTGATAGAAAATGTGTATTACAATAGTCCATCCgacgaaaacaaaaataaattgaAAAATTACATTTAGTGGTAAGAGCAAGAAATTAAAAGGCATCCTATATGCATCTACTACAATAGTTCTCTACTTGCGCTTAACAACGCCGACATAAGGAAGCTCTACCGAACCCAAGTAGATTTTGCCATTTGCTCTCTCCATAATCTCGGTGGGCCTCACCTTCTTTGGCCCTCTCATCTCCTCGACTATCTTCCCATCGTTACCGACCCTGACAGCGAGACGATGACTATCACGACCAAAGGGTAACTCATTCTTCTCGCGGTGTAACGCCACCCAATAGCCTCCTTTGGTGTCGGGCCTCACGTTATCTGGATAGCCGGGCAGGTCGGCAAAAGGCTCCGATGTGCCTGCGTTGACCCCTTTGATCCAATGCCTCAGCAGCTTGCATGGTCCGGTAGATGCGACCACGAGGTGAGTGCGGTCGGCGCTGAGCGCGACGCCGTTGGGGTACGTCATGCCCGCCTGGAGCACCGTGACATCGGATGTCCGTGGGTCGTACCTCATGAGGCGGCCCGTCGAGTCCCCAGTGCGAGTGACCATCTCATGCTGCGACCTTTGATAGTTCATCGAGCTGTCGGTGAAGTAGACCTGACCCGTAACTTGATCGACGTCAACACCGTTGGTGAAGCGCAGAGGAAAACCGTCAACCTGGTTGACCAACACGGTGGcctccccgccgcccggcgcAACCCGCATCAGCCCCTTGTATGCGTCGGCCACGTAGAGGTCACCCGATTTCTGGTTGAACCGTAGGCCGAGCGGACGGCCGCAGCGGCTCTCCCTGGCAGTCTCAGTCTCCGGGCTGAACTTGAACGGCGTGCACGTCCTGCTATCGTAGCCGGGTCCATATGCATAGGTAGTCCATCCTAGCTTTTCGCCGGTCCACTTGAGGATCCGGCCGTCAGAGACGCCGCTGTAGGGGCCCTGGCCTTGACCGTCGAAGGCGACGCTCTCCGGCCCGTGGACCGTCCCACGCGGCAGCGGCAGCTGTTGGCTTCGTGAGGCATCGAAGCTAGTGGCGGCTAAGGCCCCGGGCATGAGGAGAAGGACGAGGATGATCAGCGTGACGGTGGTCTTGAGGAGGCGGCTCATGCTGCACCCCATGTTGTTGTCGATCTGCTGGTTGTCTCCTTGGCTCTTGGACTCTTGGTTAATAAGCACCTGCGCTGGATGGCTTGGTTTGATGGAGAGATCCAAGCTGGAGGCTGCTCTTATATAGCAGCAGCATTGATCCATCGAGAACTAGCAGTAGTCCGAGTCGGCGTGTGGTACAGCCGGAGGCCGAGTGGGTTTCGATCCTACGTTTTTTTTTTTTAGGAAAACCGTTTCTGCTACGTAACGGACGGAATCAAACCAAACGAGGAAGAGCAAAAAAAAGGGTGGCCGGTGTACGTGCGTGATCGTACAAGCCAGCTTCACGTGTATTGTGTACGGGAGCAGAAGAATCGATCCACCTGCTAGCCTGCTTGCTTCGGAGCTCGTACAGCTTGTTCCTTCGGAAAGCACTCCATCGTCATCGTCTCGCCGTCGCCGGAAGTACTCGTCGTCGGCACTCGGCCAACAACCGTTCCGACCAAAACCCCTCTCTTTCCTTGTTTTCACCAACGTACCTTAGGACATGTACAATGGTGCTATCTTAAGAATGCCACGTAGGATAAAAGATAAGATGGAGGAGAGAGAACTCATAAGAAAAGGCTAGTCTTTTCTTATTTAAgggaagacaagagatgatctcttagcacaatatgtctcaccatgtttttagaaataactagttattgaggataaggctaagagatgacCCATTGTAGACAAATATTTCtatcatctctaaattacatgcaagacttaagataagaccattttatcaaccattgtacatgccatCTTATCAACCAACTAGTACTACGAATGGTACACGTACACAGGACAGGAGCACGTACGCCATCCATACTCCATAAATTAAAAGAATCTAAAAATATTACTCCATTAAGGAGCAATACCGCCGTCTTCCCCGCCTAAGGTTTTGGATTTCGGAAAATATACCGCCCCAGAATGAAATTGACGCAATTCGGCTTTAACGGAAATTCCGGACGAAGAGCACCATCCATATTTTGTGTTCTTGAACGAAAATGAGCCGATTTTGAACAAAAATAAACGAAATTACCCCCGCAAGAAAAATATATCATAAAGGGTTTCTTATTTTTTTTGGCACGGATGCACAGAAGTAGGCGGACTATACTGAGCTTGGCCGGCCAAACCTTAGATCAGGGCCTGGGTGTTCCGGCGTGACGGCGCCCACTAAACCAGAGGCCGCCACCGCAGCGGTGATCCCAACAAGTGTGTATCATTGTAGGACAAAATTTAAAGAAGAGCTCAAGTGGATCATCTACAGAGCGAAAAGGCATGAATACAGTGGCTTTCATGACTAGGTGAATGATTTTCGTTAAGCCAGACTGTAATTGTTGTAATCTAGTAAACTAGatatattatttatttatttgtatttgtatgtttttatttctttcttttctttcctgAAGACTTTCTATtactttttaaaaataataaaaatacgcAGCAGAGTCCTGCTGTTTCCCTAAAATAAGGGAACTTAACCCTTCCCCAGAACTGATACAAATAATCAGAGTTAGCATAGTACTTCCCATCAGGAGTCCATTTCCAGCTTAGAACATCCACCCTTTCAGATAGCAAAATTACTTGAGTGTGGTGCCAAAGGCTGATAAATTTAGGAAGAACATCAACGTCCGGGTTGTGCTTTATCGAAGAAATCCATTTACTGTTGGTGAGGCCCTCATTAACAATGATCTTCCTCTTCTTGCTGTGTTTATAAAGATTTGGGAAGACAAATGCAGGAGCCTCCCCATTCAATCAGTGGTCATGCCAAAAGGAAACTGATTTGCCATAACCCAAGATGAAACAAGTACAAGCAACAAACAGAGCCTTGACTTCCTTATCGACAGGAATCGGAAGATCATGCCATAGCTTGTCAGTTCCTCTATGATTGAGCCACAACCACCTCGCTTTTAGAGCAATACCTTGTTTGTGAACACAAGGGATACCGAGCCCACCAAACTGCACTGGCGAGCAAACCTGCGACCATCGCACCAAGCACTTACCGCCAGTGATAGCATGAACTCCTGCCCAAAGGAAAGCACACTGCAGTTTGTCAATCTGCTTGATAACCCACTATGGTTGCTCCATGGCCAGAAGCAAAAATATGAGCATGGCCGATAATACGAAGCGAACAAGAACCAACCCCCAGAGGAGGAGATCCAACAAGCCTTCCATGCAACAATTTTCTTGATGAGCTTATCCAGGAACTACCACACGGCGTACGTGGAGAGCACTtccaagcaaaaaaaaaaaacttatCCAGGAGCTCTTGGACATCAGTCAATTTCAGACGCTTATCCAAGAGGGGCATCCCCGAATAAGGACAAGGGAAGCTAGCAATCTGACAACCAATAGCAACTTGCAGAGAGGTGAGATCAATACCATCACATCTGATTGGAAGAATTTTACTTTTGGCCATATTGGTGCATAGGCCTGTAGCTTTACCAAAGAGATCCATGATCTGCGAAACAGCATTGATGTCCAGCAATAAaggtttgatgaagatgataacATCGTCTGCGTAAATGCAGGCCCTATGCTTGATGGTCATCTTGCTGAGGGGCGAGAGGACGTTGAGCTGCTGAGCGAGGTCCATCAGGCGACCAAGACAATCAACGACCAAGACAAAGATATATGTAGAGTCAATGTAGAGGGATGAGCTCCTACGTGATTACAGCTCCACTTTGATTACATAAGTAGGGAACAACAACTATCTAGAGAAAATATATGACACAATTATACATGAAACAGAAAAAAGGATAACATCCGCACcaattgttgtgctattttgttttctcttttcagCATGAAATTCCTTGAGGAATATAAGTAGTGAACGGTGTGCATACCCAGTATACCAAGAGGATGGACATCAAAGTGATCACATCTTTTTTTTAAAGGCACATGCAACCTGTTAAAAAATGAGTGCTGAATTTACTTATCGTAGTTAGGTACAAATGAAGTAAATAGAACAAAAATGTATAAGAATTTaccatattattttcagatcgaACATATATGTACACTAGCTAGCTAAATAAAAATAGAACAGGTGAGTGAGGAAAACATCATCAAGGAGATTGACCACGAGAAGCTGATCTTATATGCATATACACTAATTAAGATCAGAAAAAAAAGATCAATAAACCGACACAGCGTGCACACTAATAACATCAGGAAAAAATATCAATATTTTCCTTCACAAAAACGTCATAAGAGTCGCAATCTCAAAAGAAAAAACTAACAACGTTATAAGAGACCTTTTCTCACAAGAAACGGGGACCATCAGCACTTTTCCTATAAAAAAAAGACCATCACCACGGTCCTCTCCTATCATCTATTTATTAAAAAAAACATGCTTCCATAACCAGAATACATGGTAGCTCCTCCTCTTTTCTTTCATGAATAAAACCACGATCCAAGTCTCATCCAAGAAAACAGGTAGCAGCTGAGGCCGTTGATGCTGTATATGGGCGTGCAATGTGGGAGCTGCACAGAGTCGCCGGTGGCCAGGTTCCACGAGAGCAGGGAGACCGTGTTGCATATGCATGTTGATATGTATATAGTGCCCAGGGTTGGAGATTGATCAGCGGATGCTAGCTATCTAATATCCGTATCCCTGAGTGTTTGACGATGGAGGCGGTGGCGTGCATCAGCTTGGCAACAACGACGGGATGCAAGTGGGCGGCTTGCCTCCGTGGGCTGTGTGGCAAACTCGACTGTGCAGCCATCCATTCTCCTCAGAAGCTAAGCGATGCAGGTTCCTTTGCCGCGAAAACGCCCTATATTTCCGACGAGATGTATGATCCTGTACTTTTTGGCACAGTATCATTAAcacccactagtagaaaaggaggcttccatacgcccccattagtcttcaaaataatcgaaccacgaccaaaggggtctttagtcgcggttcgggaggagacccgcgcccaactatctgggcccagcgcgctcggtcgacagctggcggacgggaggggctttagtcccggttggcctggccaaccgggactaaaggtcctcaggctggcccgaaggcctttagtcgcggttggccagaccaaccgggactaaaggtcgcgACTAATGGCCCGAAGGccattagtcgcggttggccagaccaaccgggactaaaggtctaacctttagtcccggttgcctttagtcccggttggtctggccaaccgcgactaatggGATTTGAGGcttcattttcaaactctaccacCCCCCTGATCGCCTttttagttttagaaaaaacaaaagaaaatgatggaaatgtcaaaaaaaagtttcccatgtgatatgtggtctagttgttgggaaaattaacaaatatgaatttcgactttatttgcaaaatctctctggaatttcttaaaatgggcataacttttgcatacgaacacggatgaaaaagttttttatatgaaaactcatctactcgaaaagttacatccgaatttaaccggggaaaccccgttaaacattttcaaaatcctcaaaaacctaacagaaaaaaagatacggggcttttaagatctggagaggcaaaaaaattcaaaaaatttcaaattgtggtcaaactgtggtcaaacaatggtcaaactaattattctagaatattagtgttactaaataattatttcagatttttttaaactttggtcaaatctggtcaaactgtggtcaaacagtggtcaaacaatggtccaactaattattccagaaatattagtgttactaaataattattgttttttaaaacaatagtttcaaactcaaacagtgaaatgtgtcacttcgtgctcaagctaaattcctgagggttaatagaattgacatcctactattgtcaggaaaacaacaagtgcagacttggaaacgagggagaatagaacccggaagttaagcgtgctcaggctggagtagtgagaggatgggtgaccgtccgggaagttagatgatttggaatgatgagggtgattagagattagaggataaattgagcagtgatgaggggtggtgattagagattagaggttaaaataattcagaaatttgaaagtaaaaaaattaaaaaaattcgcaaagaaaccaggtttaggggggctaaaaccctaaacctgcggaggaggcctttagtcccggttagccacgagaaccgggactaaaggtcctccgccccgacggacccctggcgcccacgtggacgggcctttagtcccggttagccacgagaaccgggactaaagcctttcgtcgcggttcgtaagaggcgcgactaaagggggggggtctttagtcgcgcatatttagtcccggttgcacagccgggactaaaggcctttgcgaaccgggactaaaggcccattttcTACCAGTGACCCACGCACAGATAGATTGATAGATTGGTTACCCTGAGAAGCACGGGTACACGAGGATAGCTAGCTAAAGCTAGCGATTCTATTATGAGAGAAGATGCACGCTGACGTACGTACAAGAAATACCCTCATCCATTGTTTCCCATGGCTGCACAACAGACGTGAGGACGTACTGGCCATATGAGCTTCTCATCACGTCGGGGCTGCATCACGCGTTTCCTGGTGCAGGTGCAGCCCACTAATTATTGGATTGAACCCCTACTGTATTCTACAAGCCATTAAATTCGTCACCAAATATCTGATAAATGAGGTTGATTCGTACCATCTGAACAAAAATATTGAAGCCGTCCTTCCATGTCACCCTCACT
The Aegilops tauschii subsp. strangulata cultivar AL8/78 chromosome 3, Aet v6.0, whole genome shotgun sequence genome window above contains:
- the LOC141020817 gene encoding protein STRICTOSIDINE SYNTHASE-LIKE 10-like — its product is MDQCCCYIRAASSLDLSIKPSHPAQVLINQESKSQGDNQQIDNNMGCSMSRLLKTTVTLIILVLLLMPGALAATSFDASRSQQLPLPRGTVHGPESVAFDGQGQGPYSGVSDGRILKWTGEKLGWTTYAYGPGYDSRTCTPFKFSPETETARESRCGRPLGLRFNQKSGDLYVADAYKGLMRVAPGGGEATVLVNQVDGFPLRFTNGVDVDQVTGQVYFTDSSMNYQRSQHEMVTRTGDSTGRLMRYDPRTSDVTVLQAGMTYPNGVALSADRTHLVVASTGPCKLLRHWIKGVNAGTSEPFADLPGYPDNVRPDTKGGYWVALHREKNELPFGRDSHRLAVRVGNDGKIVEEMRGPKKVRPTEIMERANGKIYLGSVELPYVGVVKRK